A window from Synechococcus sp. RSCCF101 encodes these proteins:
- a CDS encoding lipoate--protein ligase family protein, which yields MPASDPTAASAVLLPTLRDHGRRQMAIDAWLLRRADRPMLRLYHWSAPTLSLGRHQRHWPAHWPSLAEELDLPVVRRPSGGRAVLHAGGLTYAVVWPRAPRPAAEAYRAISLWLMDAFASLGIPLEPGGGWQRHQPSHCFGTATPADLVEAGGVKRIGSAQRWHGADLLQHGEILLEPPGDLWQALFGSPAPELRPLPVPVEALEHRLVTLAQGRLWSDRLLPQGWPDQEGAPWGSAWGDTSPLVTIPWAT from the coding sequence GTGCCCGCTTCTGACCCCACGGCTGCCTCAGCGGTCCTGCTGCCGACCCTGCGGGACCATGGTCGGCGTCAGATGGCCATTGATGCCTGGCTGCTGAGGCGGGCCGACCGGCCGATGCTGCGGCTGTACCACTGGAGCGCACCGACCCTGTCCCTGGGGCGCCATCAACGGCACTGGCCCGCCCACTGGCCCTCTCTCGCCGAGGAGCTGGATCTGCCGGTGGTGCGGCGTCCATCGGGGGGAAGGGCCGTTCTTCATGCCGGTGGACTCACGTACGCCGTCGTCTGGCCACGGGCTCCCCGTCCGGCGGCCGAGGCCTACCGCGCCATCAGCCTCTGGCTGATGGACGCCTTCGCATCTCTCGGGATCCCACTGGAACCTGGCGGTGGTTGGCAGCGTCACCAGCCGAGCCACTGTTTCGGCACGGCCACCCCGGCCGATCTGGTGGAAGCCGGTGGCGTCAAGCGCATCGGCAGTGCCCAGCGCTGGCACGGGGCCGACCTGCTGCAGCACGGGGAGATCCTGCTGGAGCCTCCGGGCGATCTCTGGCAGGCCCTGTTCGGCTCGCCTGCACCGGAACTGCGGCCGTTGCCGGTGCCTGTGGAGGCGCTGGAGCATCGCCTCGTGACCCTGGCTCAGGGTCGGCTCTGGTCCGATCGCCTGTTGCCGCAGGGATGGCCCGATCAGGAGGGCGCACCCTGGGGATCGGCCTGGGGTGACACCAGTCCGCTGGTGACCATCCCCTGGGCGACCTGA
- a CDS encoding cytochrome P450, with amino-acid sequence MGRVSEDLVVHEPGSEPEGRAVELPPGTPGWLDTIDFIRDPDRFCLERAGRHGPIFRTGVFGGTTVFVGSPRAVEMVLNGDNQYTEIGLPATTLAMFGEYSLFQRPDLHRQRKSALQPAFAGVMLESYIPRLHRVVRRHLDSWRGQAALPVLDSVEALSFDLLAPLLLGVSLREEQGAGDDGMAGLHGLPITSARELKSLYRRFFDGFFGLVPFDVPVTAFGRGMAARRRLIRFMEAVIERRRTEEAPPPRDFLGMMLHERALNPDGVFSDPLMANQCLLQLWGAHYEVTGLLASWMVQVAGHDDVLERLREEASAHSAVLGSEQGLAMDAIRATPVLGATISETLRLQPPSSTATRRLTRTVELDGLTYRRGWGLIAEPRLAHALASNFPEPDRFNPDRFLGDAPVDRRYSFIPFGGGVHACLGAQLAVTIAKVFALELMARTRWHRLDEPSYVKFPLRLLQRRCRVRLEPCS; translated from the coding sequence GTGGGACGCGTCAGCGAGGATCTGGTCGTTCATGAGCCGGGCAGCGAGCCCGAAGGCCGCGCGGTCGAACTGCCGCCGGGAACGCCCGGCTGGCTGGACACCATCGACTTCATCCGCGACCCCGATCGCTTCTGCCTGGAGCGGGCCGGCCGGCACGGACCGATCTTCCGCACGGGGGTCTTCGGCGGCACCACGGTGTTCGTGGGCTCACCGCGCGCGGTGGAGATGGTGCTCAACGGCGACAACCAGTACACGGAGATCGGCCTGCCCGCCACCACGCTGGCGATGTTCGGTGAGTACAGCCTCTTCCAGCGCCCGGATCTGCACCGCCAGCGCAAGAGCGCCCTCCAGCCTGCCTTTGCCGGCGTAATGCTGGAGTCGTACATCCCGCGTCTGCACAGGGTGGTGCGGCGACACCTGGACTCCTGGCGGGGGCAGGCGGCGTTGCCGGTGCTCGACAGCGTTGAGGCCCTCTCCTTCGATCTGCTGGCGCCGCTGCTGCTGGGCGTGAGCCTGCGGGAGGAGCAGGGCGCCGGCGACGACGGCATGGCCGGGCTGCACGGGCTGCCCATCACCAGCGCCAGAGAGCTCAAGAGCCTCTACCGGCGCTTCTTCGATGGCTTCTTCGGCCTGGTGCCCTTCGACGTGCCCGTGACGGCCTTCGGGCGGGGCATGGCGGCGCGCAGGCGGCTGATCCGGTTCATGGAGGCGGTGATCGAGAGGCGCCGCACGGAGGAGGCGCCGCCGCCGCGTGACTTCCTCGGGATGATGCTGCACGAGCGGGCCCTCAATCCCGACGGCGTGTTCAGCGATCCCCTGATGGCCAACCAGTGCCTGCTGCAGCTCTGGGGAGCCCACTACGAGGTGACCGGCCTGCTCGCCTCCTGGATGGTCCAGGTGGCCGGCCATGACGATGTTCTGGAGCGGCTGCGTGAGGAAGCATCGGCCCACAGCGCCGTCCTCGGCAGCGAGCAGGGACTGGCCATGGACGCGATCAGGGCCACCCCCGTGCTGGGGGCCACCATCAGCGAGACCCTGAGGTTGCAGCCACCCTCCTCCACCGCGACACGGCGACTGACCCGCACGGTCGAGCTCGATGGCCTGACCTACCGCAGGGGCTGGGGGCTGATCGCTGAGCCTCGACTCGCCCACGCCCTCGCCAGCAACTTCCCGGAACCCGATCGCTTCAATCCCGACCGCTTTCTGGGAGACGCACCGGTCGACCGGCGGTACAGCTTCATCCCATTCGGTGGTGGCGTGCATGCCTGCCTCGGGGCTCAGCTGGCCGTGACGATCGCCAAGGTGTTCGCGCTCGAACTGATGGCCCGCACCCGCTGGCACCGTCTGGATGAGCCCAGCTACGTCAAGTTTCCGCTCCGCCTGCTGCAGCGCCGCTGCAGGGTCCGCCTCGAACCCTGCAGCTGA
- the psaM gene encoding photosystem I reaction center subunit XII — MVSSLTQAEIYIALVVAAHAAVLAVRLCVSLYRA, encoded by the coding sequence ATGGTGAGCTCCCTGACCCAGGCCGAGATCTACATCGCTCTGGTGGTCGCCGCCCATGCCGCGGTGCTCGCCGTGCGTCTCTGCGTGAGCCTGTACCGGGCCTGA
- a CDS encoding sulfite exporter TauE/SafE family protein: MADLLPLLPLGIMAGLLSGLVGIGGGLVFSPLLLALGLDPHQALATSTMAIVPTTLGGTTAHLRSRSLPLKGSIGIGAAALLAALLFSRMGRLMEGWHLLSLQALMYVLLALSIRSADGERGEIPGPGMAQPILGLAGVGAVAGFAGGLLGLGGGLVMVPLMVRGLTLPIHLAIRFSTLAVACSASGASLQFLSQGRGLPATALILGGTAALAAQWSASRMDRVSGPRLAGILRGLAVLLALDSGRRALSLLLSGA; the protein is encoded by the coding sequence ATGGCAGACCTGCTGCCATTGCTGCCCCTCGGGATCATGGCGGGGCTGCTCTCCGGGCTGGTGGGAATCGGCGGTGGACTGGTCTTCTCCCCTCTGCTGCTGGCGCTCGGCCTGGATCCCCATCAGGCCCTGGCCACCAGCACGATGGCCATCGTTCCCACCACGCTCGGCGGCACGACCGCGCACCTGCGCTCCCGCAGCCTGCCGTTGAAGGGGTCGATCGGCATCGGCGCCGCGGCTCTGCTGGCGGCCCTGCTGTTCAGCCGCATGGGCCGGCTGATGGAGGGCTGGCATCTGCTCTCCCTCCAGGCGCTGATGTACGTGCTGCTGGCCCTGAGCATCCGCTCCGCCGATGGTGAGCGCGGCGAGATCCCGGGCCCGGGCATGGCCCAGCCGATCCTCGGACTGGCCGGTGTGGGAGCGGTGGCGGGCTTCGCCGGCGGCCTGCTCGGACTGGGGGGAGGGCTGGTGATGGTGCCGCTGATGGTGCGGGGCCTCACCCTGCCGATTCACCTGGCCATCCGCTTCAGCACCCTGGCGGTGGCCTGCTCCGCCAGCGGCGCGTCCCTTCAGTTCCTCTCCCAGGGCCGGGGTCTGCCGGCGACGGCCCTGATCCTCGGTGGGACCGCCGCGCTGGCGGCCCAGTGGTCGGCCTCCAGGATGGATCGGGTCAGCGGGCCGCGACTGGCGGGGATCCTCCGAGGCCTGGCCGTGCTGCTGGCTCTCGACAGTGGCCGGCGGGCGCTGAGCCTGCTGCTCTCGGGCGCCTGA
- a CDS encoding site-2 protease family protein, with product MKESWQLMTIRGIPLLVHPSWFLILALATLAFQEQYRSLGDGAGALSWALGFTTALLLFVSVLLHELGHSLVALRQGVKVRSITLFLLGGVARVERECSTALGSLMVAAAGPLVSLVLAGLLLASVHPADHVSPLLGRMVAQLGSLNLVLALFNLLPGLPLDGGLILKALVWHWTGSQRQGTRVAATSGRVLALLAIGLGSLLFLRGGGIGGLWLVLLGWFGLGASRQQSQMLALQKALTDLRVHEAASRRFRVLEQDRPLRDLSRLRLHESEGPSDWVLVCSQGRWKGYVDDAPLRDLPVQRWDSDRVADHLRPLSDLSSISAQAPLWQAALALEQAAGGRLLVLGPAGLPEGTLERFELSERVLRQIGLKLPPPLIKAARQQNTYPLGLSLAQVAQGMVTSGLVSPQADPQGAPS from the coding sequence GTGAAGGAGAGCTGGCAGCTGATGACGATTCGCGGCATCCCGCTGCTGGTGCATCCGAGCTGGTTTCTGATCCTGGCCCTGGCCACTCTGGCCTTCCAGGAGCAGTACCGCAGCCTGGGCGACGGAGCCGGAGCACTCAGCTGGGCTCTGGGCTTCACCACCGCCCTGCTGCTGTTCGTCTCCGTTCTCCTGCATGAGCTGGGCCATTCCCTGGTGGCGCTCCGCCAGGGGGTGAAGGTGCGCAGCATCACGCTGTTCCTGCTCGGCGGGGTCGCGCGGGTGGAGCGGGAGTGCTCCACGGCACTGGGATCGCTGATGGTGGCAGCGGCCGGGCCGCTGGTGAGTCTGGTGCTGGCGGGCCTGCTGCTGGCCAGCGTGCACCCCGCCGACCATGTCAGTCCGCTGCTCGGCCGGATGGTGGCCCAACTGGGGTCACTGAACCTGGTGCTGGCCCTGTTCAACCTGCTGCCCGGCCTTCCCCTCGACGGCGGGCTGATTCTCAAGGCCCTGGTCTGGCACTGGACCGGCAGCCAGCGGCAGGGCACCCGAGTGGCCGCCACCAGCGGCCGTGTTCTCGCTCTGCTGGCCATCGGGCTGGGAAGCCTGCTCTTCCTGCGGGGTGGCGGGATCGGTGGCCTCTGGCTGGTGCTCCTCGGCTGGTTCGGCCTGGGCGCCTCCCGGCAGCAGAGCCAGATGCTGGCGCTGCAGAAAGCCCTCACGGATCTGCGGGTTCACGAGGCCGCCAGTCGTCGCTTCCGCGTGCTCGAACAGGACCGCCCCCTGCGGGACCTCAGCCGCCTCCGGCTGCACGAGAGCGAGGGGCCCAGCGACTGGGTGCTGGTCTGCAGCCAGGGCCGCTGGAAGGGGTACGTGGACGACGCTCCGCTGCGGGACCTGCCCGTTCAGCGATGGGACAGCGATCGCGTGGCCGACCACCTGCGTCCCCTCTCGGACCTGTCCTCCATCAGCGCCCAGGCGCCGCTCTGGCAGGCCGCTCTGGCCCTTGAGCAGGCGGCCGGCGGCAGGCTGCTGGTGCTTGGCCCGGCCGGGCTGCCGGAGGGAACGCTGGAACGCTTCGAGCTCAGCGAGCGGGTGCTTCGGCAGATCGGCCTCAAGCTGCCGCCGCCGTTGATCAAGGCGGCGCGGCAGCAGAACACCTATCCGCTGGGGCTCTCGCTGGCTCAGGTCGCCCAGGGGATGGTCACCAGCGGACTGGTGTCACCCCAGGCCGATCCCCAGGGTGCGCCCTCCTGA
- a CDS encoding CRR6 family NdhI maturation factor: protein MPPDVSLPDAIRVSSDAVRSLDVSPLAPWLSAGLAERLAAGPVLELTIDWPRSAEDPRELSECPEPRLWSLHLDALHPWLPLVLERGSGQLARHVAMLLPHSFSRSEGLRFAPESLELWITHRLFLLDHLATREGLVVRQNLAQMAGVLGFALEESFWDLAARPGS, encoded by the coding sequence ATGCCGCCTGACGTGTCCCTTCCCGATGCCATCCGCGTCTCCAGCGACGCCGTCCGCAGCCTGGATGTCTCCCCCCTGGCGCCCTGGCTCTCGGCGGGGCTGGCCGAGCGGCTCGCCGCCGGACCCGTTCTGGAGCTCACCATCGACTGGCCCAGAAGTGCAGAGGATCCGCGCGAACTCTCCGAATGCCCGGAGCCGCGGCTCTGGTCGCTTCACCTCGATGCCCTGCATCCCTGGCTGCCGCTGGTGCTGGAGCGCGGCAGCGGTCAGCTGGCCCGGCACGTGGCCATGCTGCTGCCCCACTCCTTCAGCCGCAGCGAGGGTCTGCGCTTCGCACCGGAGAGTCTCGAGCTCTGGATCACGCACCGCCTCTTCCTGCTCGACCACCTCGCCACGCGTGAGGGGCTGGTGGTGCGCCAGAACCTGGCCCAGATGGCCGGTGTGCTCGGCTTCGCCCTCGAGGAGAGCTTCTGGGACCTGGCGGCCCGACCCGGCAGCTGA
- a CDS encoding protochlorophyllide reductase encodes MSATPGTVLITGTTSGVGLHATKAFVDRGWTVVTLNRDPVRAAEAAATLSIPPQQLHHLRVDLGDLESVRSGVETLVDSLPMPIDAMVINAAVYKPRLKQPERSPQGYEISMATNHLGHFLLIQLMLETLGRSTHPSRRLVILGTVTANSKELGGKIPIPAPANLGDLSGFEAGFLAPVSMADGKPFKPGKAYKDSKLCNMITTQELHRRLHGSSGIVFTSLYPGCVADTPLFRNTPKLFQRIFPWFQKTITGGYVSQSLAGERVAQVVIDPEFAVSGVHWSWGNRQSRNGRQFSQELSDQATDPRTAERVWDLSMRLVGLDAGA; translated from the coding sequence GTGAGCGCGACGCCCGGGACCGTTCTGATCACCGGCACCACATCCGGGGTGGGCCTGCACGCCACCAAGGCCTTCGTGGACCGTGGCTGGACGGTGGTGACCCTCAACCGGGATCCCGTCCGCGCCGCGGAGGCCGCCGCCACCCTCTCGATCCCACCGCAGCAGCTGCATCACCTGCGGGTCGATCTGGGCGATCTGGAAAGCGTCCGCAGCGGCGTGGAGACGCTGGTGGATTCGCTGCCCATGCCGATCGACGCCATGGTGATCAACGCCGCGGTCTACAAGCCGAGGCTCAAGCAGCCGGAGCGCTCGCCCCAGGGCTACGAGATCTCGATGGCCACGAATCATCTGGGCCATTTCCTGCTGATTCAGCTGATGCTCGAGACCCTCGGGCGTTCCACGCACCCCTCCCGGCGCCTGGTGATCCTCGGCACCGTCACCGCCAATTCCAAGGAACTGGGCGGCAAGATCCCCATTCCGGCCCCGGCGAATCTCGGCGATCTGTCCGGATTCGAAGCCGGCTTCCTGGCCCCGGTGAGCATGGCCGACGGCAAACCCTTCAAGCCCGGCAAGGCCTACAAGGACAGCAAGCTCTGCAACATGATCACCACCCAGGAGCTGCACCGGCGCCTGCATGGGAGCAGCGGCATCGTCTTCACCTCCCTCTATCCGGGCTGCGTCGCGGACACACCCCTGTTCCGCAACACCCCGAAGCTGTTCCAGCGCATCTTCCCCTGGTTCCAGAAGACGATCACCGGCGGCTACGTCAGCCAGTCCCTGGCCGGCGAGCGGGTGGCGCAGGTGGTGATCGATCCGGAGTTCGCCGTCTCCGGTGTGCACTGGAGCTGGGGGAACCGCCAGAGCCGCAACGGACGGCAGTTCAGCCAGGAGCTCTCCGATCAGGCCACCGATCCCCGCACGGCCGAACGGGTCTGGGATCTGTCGATGCGCCTGGTGGGCCTGGACGCCGGCGCCTGA